The nucleotide sequence TTTGCAGTCATCTTAAacttaaataagaaatttactTATTACAGTTTCAATGCAGTTATAggaatatattaacaaaatgcGCAGTAGAGTTTGTACTAAGACTGGTTATTGATATGAAAACATGCCTTTGctaacaaataattcaaaaaataaaacaatccaACATATCATAAgaaatacgagggtggttcaaatataaaagtCGTAAAAGTAAGTGCACTGGATGTTAGACTGGTCTGTTACGTATCATTATTTGTTGTTTGgtcaaaaataatgttaaatccGCAGAAATTCCTCAAAAATTACTCTAGCAAGACCCCCCAAGACTAAACTGTGTTCCACTTTCCGAAAAGGCCGAGAATTGGTGCCACATGCGCGGCGCCCTAGAATAAGTATTACCAATGAGAACGTCACCGCTGTAGAAAAACTCATTCTAGAAGACCGACGCAGTAGTGTATGGTTGAAGAATTGGGTATCAGCGTAGGTGGTATTGGGCAAATAATTAATGAACCACTCGGTTACCGCAAAATTTTGGGTGTcaagacttctgaattttgagcagaaattTCTACGTTAGGAAGTTTGCAAGCGTCTCCTGCAGCGGTATGGAGAGGAAGGAGAAAGTTTATTGAGCCGAATATTCACTACATAGTGAGTGGGTGAGACTTGGTTCCATCACTATATTCCTGAGAGTAATCGCACGTctatgaaatagaagaagaaaagacGAAGGCGCGCCAGTTAAAGCAAAGTTTTGAGACATGAGAGGGGTAATTGGGGTTGATTTTCTCAATGAACATCGAATTATGAATGCACAGTATTATAGTTACCTCCTAAACAACACGGTAAAACTTGTCTACATATCAAAATGACGCCATAATCTAATCCGTATCGCGATATTCCTGCAACGCCAGACTGCATACAGCTAGGCTTACGACGGAAACGTTGAACGAATTGGATTGGGAAACAGTGGAATACccttatagtcccgatttgtGACCATGCGACTATTATGCGACTTCATGCTGACAAGCCGatagatttttacgaaaaaggcaTTCAGAAGCTTCCGAGAGAGGtaaagaagtaaaaaatttagctctgtaacttgataataaaaattttttatagtaaaattccagtttatatttgaatcacccTCGTAATGGAACTTTTTGTATGTGATAATTTAACTTACCTCTGTACAGCggtgatttatttttctttaaaaatttgggTAAATCCCAGTTCCATCCGGTTCTATGTGCGGGGCAGTATTTTTCCATGTGAGCTGTCAACTTCAACAGAGCTAACTTACGAAGTACTTGCAATTGAGAGGCacataatgaatataaatatggTCCTTCTATTTCAAATTCAACATCTTTGTCTGGCAAATCTACATCACGGCAAGGTCCATCATTCcaaattattctgaaaaagaTGATTATTCCACTGAtagaactagaaaaaaaaacaagaagttAAAATAAGGCTTTATTTAcctgttaatttttatattagtgGTGGACCAAGTATCTGTTTTGTCCAGCGATAGAGTTCTAGAACGTCTTGACGTTCTAGGTGTCGCCTCCGAATCTGAATTGTGTCTCAAATCGGATACTTTCAATCCTTGTAACTGTGTAAGTTTAtctagtaaattatttttctcgcATACTACGATCCCTTCTCTACGTTGCCGGTATTTTATGCTTCCCCTTTTTAGTAACGGTTCTTTTTGAACAGCCACTGGTTTATTTGGAAGTACTAGATTTTTATTCACTATTTCACTATTTACTATTGAAGATTCCTTTGGGACGTTATCACTAGAATGTTCTGAAATAAGTGATTCGGATTATAAATTtggcaaaaatcttgaaatactaaatttataacttttaacttttcgaattataaatatttggtgTAACCATGATAATATTTTAGTGTTTCTGAAGGGCTTTGAAAGTAGTTGAGTTTAATTCTGTACTCAAATTCGTGACCTCTGAAgccaatttatatatattcaatgaTAATAGAAAAGTGTTACACTCAGGAGATAGAATTTATCGACCTTGGTTTCATGTTAATGAAATTACGATATTTGCAAGTAATATTATTTTCCCACGACCCTATAAGAAAGTGTCTATCTAGTAGCTACGAAAGTTTGTAATTTCTAACATAAGGCGTTATTTTCCAAGTCTCAAAAGATGTATCAAACCTGATATAATCAGTCGATATTTTTCAGCAGCCCTCATTAAAATATTGGAcacgaaaacaataaaattaagatCTTTCactataatgaattttttatgaaaattataaatatagtgATTCTAGGCTATCAAACGTAGATGAACtctgattttttcttgattatcaacaataaaaatgtacaaaacaacCAGTAGGTGTAAAAGAATTTACCGAAAGTAATTATTAGCTATGTGTATTTACAAAATTCGGAGTTATATACTGGGCACAGTTTTCGAAGGTGAATGGCGAAAATCTTGGTGAATGTAAGTAGCAACTATCAGAACCCTCAAGAGACATGAGGGttggaaacatttttataactatcacaaataaaaagaaacacaGTTGGTTTGTAAATAATTTGGGGGATCGTGggtaaaatattattcataactCGCAGGAAAGTGATAAACACACTCGCTCGTTATGTGATATACTATAACGTTTACTCAGAAAAAAAGTTACTGTTTTTGGCGACTTCGTAGTTGAATACATGTCTACGCGTCGACAAAAGGAGATGGTTGATGACTACTTGCACCACCTCGTTTTTACCAGTTTTAAGTTCGACTAAATCTGTAGAGGGTGGTGTGATTAGGACAGTTTTCTCCTTTAGACCAGACAATTACATGACCTGCTACTTTGGCCGAAACGTAGAAAAACATCTAAAAGGATCAACCCAAAAAGAATCTCGCACTATTCTTCTATACTGCCTTTGATGGCTCCAATAGGATGAAAGAGGATCGTAGATCCCCACTGGTTGCCGATTTTCTATTTTCCTGTTTCTGGGCAGAATTGGAAAAGTAGCAGTACATGTTACTGTCTAGTTTAAGTTTTCTCCCCAGCATCTCCTACACATTTTCTATAGAATTTGAGCCTAGTCTCCACGATAAACTATCACCATAATTCAACGATATATGGACGTTGCGTTGTTTTACAGAGAAGGCAGTAGATTAGTAGTGTATAGCGCGCAagatttttatatgaaaaaagaaaGCACAAGCACTTCTGTAAATTTTAGTGTTCGGAAAAGACGTGTCTTGGTaactgattccacaggcttgcacaCCAACGAAAGGAGTCTCGATAAATTGACGTGCTGAGGTCTGTAGAAGAATTCGGTgtttcatgagccacgtctgtcTGTAAAGTAGGTCTTACAAAAACGTAAATATTTAGCATACTAcaatggcgacaagattatatatatatatatatatatatatatatatatatatatatatatttgtacatTTGTACTATTAACagcaattagaaatagattttatatGAGCTATTCTGTAAGCTTTGGACCTATAGGTTGGTCTTGGAAATGTCCTGATGAGATTTCTCCAGTAAGAAGGTCTCTTGGAATATATTTGAGATTAATTGGTTAGCTTTGTTTCAATCTTCAGTTGTTTGGTTCTTGGATTAGTAGCTGTAGTAATAGATTAGGATGGCTGTCCAGCTTTAGGTAGTGGTTACGGTTTCTTTCTTGTACTGTCTCTTGTATTGTTGGAATACGGCGGTCTTGATGGATCAATTTGTTTGGGACGTACCATGGTGCACTGACTAGTGATCGAAGGATTTTAGTTGTCCTCGTTGTATAAGAGCAATACTAAATTTGCTGGCACATCTccataatttttccttttccgTATGTCCAGATGGGTATGATGACTGTCTTATataataagattttattttgtagtgAGACTGGCGATCTTCTTCCGAGTAGCCAATATAGTTCTCGGATCTTTAGGTTGATTTGCTTTCCTTTCTTGGCTCCAATTGAGTTTAGAGTCTAGTGTAATTCCAGGTATTTTATACAAGAAGTATCAGTATGTTGTTAATAGTAACTGGAGGACATTAGCTTTTTCTTATGATAAATGTTATGTGCTGGgatttattttcgataatatttattCTCCATCTTTCGAGCCATACTTCGATCTGGAATAAGTGGCCTTGGAGATTGGCAGAAGCTCTTATTGGATCCTCATGTATAGCCAGTATCACTGTATCATCAGCAAATGTGCCTGTCATAGTGTAGTTTGAGGTTGGAATGTCAGAAGTATATATCAGGTATACGATTGGCCCAAGGACGCTGCCTTGTGGAACCTTTAATAGGTTGAAATTCAGAGGTCTCATAACTAACTTTTGTTCTGAAGTTTCTGTTTGACAGGTATAACTGAAGCAGTGTGTAGTATGAATTGTGTAGAAagagtttgattttattcaacaGACCTACATGTCAGACTTTATCGAAAGCCTGGCTAACATCCAGAAAGGCTGCCGACTACTCGATGACACTGTTGAACTCTAGAATGTTTGTGGCGAAATCCGAATTGGTGATCTGGAAACCTTAGATAATGTTGATAGCAGGCTGATTGGCCTGTATGATGTGACGTCCTGTAGCTGCTTCCCTTGTTTTGGAATGAggataattttagatttttttagttctttgGGCCAGTAGTGTAATCTGAATATGGCATTAAATATGTATGTTAACATTACTAAGGCTTTAATGGGTAGTTCTAGATTATATGCGTAAAAAATTTGAGAGGATCTAATATACCCATATCTTAACGAAACATCTGTACTATTCGGCTTTCGGCAACAggtttcttcataaaaattagaagaaaacaAATTGTTCGCGTAAACATgtttaaagataaaatatttattttataataaactactCTAAATATGATcatgattttgtcaaaaataaaggTCAAGAAACTATTTCTACTGGGTGTACGTAACACCtaacacaaaattaaaatagcAAGGATTTGTTTAGAAGAACAAAATCATGAGAAAAGTTATTCCGAAATTTATGAGATACGAGGCCTCAAAGTATATACcttataattatataagtaaTCTATAAATATCTACTTACGAATAGGTGGTTGGTAACTAGTTCTAGACCATCGTTTGATATCACTTTGATATGTCCAGTTATCTGATAAAGCACAGCACTCATCTTCTTCAGAATCATCGGTATTTACAACTTGTTTTTGCTGGTGCAAATGTGCAcaactatttaaaatttgtaaccTTCTAAAAAGAGAATGCAAAACGTCTGGTTCGAGTAAGGGATGATCTTGAGAAACCGTAGAAATATCTATTGGAAACCGGTTTTCTGCAATAATTATCATgtagataatataatttttatttttttattaacgtaAGGATTTCTTAGTGTTACATGGATCGAGAGtgtacaaatgaaaataattttgttttgaaattaagatTTGCTGGTAGGTATATTCTTGTTATGTAATTCAAAGTTAATGGTGCTATTAAAGTAGTTTATAGATCTATGATTAAGATTCGAAATATGCTttagaaaatgtaataaaatagatgaaaagaaaatttttatgacgtctaaaaaaaggaaaatagttttttttaaatttacttaaATCTTCAATGCTTTGTTCCGTCACAGCCCGATTTTCTTTATATGTTGGCTGcatcaatatcaaaaatgtgCGCGGCCAAGtgttgatttgaatttttggaaaccGATGAGAGCTCAaagtattacaaaatatatacacACCACGTGTTTTGTATAGTTACAACTATGAAGTGAACTTTCAAATTTccaatacttattttttttgtgcTGAGTCCACttaaaaacactaattttacTCACTTCTTCCTTAATGATTCAAGAAACcattctatttcttcttttctatgtatatgcaaaaattttttcttaaaaatagagattttcgtaatttaaacaaatatccTTATTCTTTTgcaattttagtaattttaactTGTCATTAACATCACTAAATCACAAAAGATTtcacaatttcaattaattttctaacTTTCGCTTTGTTTACTGTTTGATTCAATGGTTTTGTTTGCAGTACTAAGTACCTATAACGGTTTTGTGAACATAGAAATCTATTAAACTGTTAGAAAAactgtgtaaaatattttagcGGAGGTGTCTCAATCCatgatatatattttgattgataattaAAGAGGATGTTTCATAAATCATGTCGGTTTCAAATGAATGTTTAGATTTATTATTAGAGTTATGAGTGGTAATGGTTGACTCCCTTAGACAAAAAGACCTTCTAGTTAGTTTAATCAGAGTGTCAAGAATATACATTTGACGCAGGTAATTCTCGTTCAAGTTAATACCACAAGGGTTGCCTTGTAGCTTTGTTGCATCACTATATTTGTGAACATTGACGTTAGTCATTGCCAGCGGCAATTAAGAAATTGACTAAATTGTTGATAGTGaatgtttaaaagaaaaagtttgtGCACAATGGAAATCACCCGTGAAGACTTACATTCGAAAATTCtttatgattttgattttaaaaaaaacctcACTCAAAAACAATGTATAGAATCGCTTCTTGCAACTTTTGGTGATCAAAAACTCTCAGAGAAGACTGTTTACAATTGGTTTAAAGAATATCACCTTGGTCGTGAGTACTGTCAGTGATGAATGTCGAGAAGCCGGCCAAAATCGGTTGATATTCCGAGaaatatcgatgctgtgcgCAACAAAAAGATCGGCATGTGACACAGATAGATAGAGACGTCTCTTAGGATATCGCTTACTGCAATCCACTCAGGTTTGCATGAACATTTAGGTGTGAAAAAGATATGTTCCGCTTGATAGCTTTCATGAAGCACATCAAACAACTGAATATTTGAAGGATTTGTTGCCTTCTGGTCCACACTGTCAGAAAAAAGATGCGAACAGCGATTTTCATCACCTCAAGAAGCTGTTTAAGAGAAAATCATGTTTTTACGATATTAGCTTGagagtggaaaaaatatttctagaattGGTTTGAGTATATGCGATATAAGTATGTATACTCATAGACCTCTTTATTATAACAATCGAGAATAAAAGGTAAGTAGTGATTTATAGATATGAGGTTTAAAAAAATGCTGTTACCTTCATAAAATTGAGCATATTGAGGAAATCCAGTCGCTCGCAGCCATTTACACGCTTCGGCGGCTtcgatttctaaaaaaatattctaggtTAGACacacaattgaaaataattacgatttctaaaatttttcgaattatgTTAATGATTGGAACGCAACATTTGAGTACAAGTTAAATGAGTAGCCGTCGCTTGGAAATCAACTTGACTAATACTTTAACCTATTGATCTATTGTGTACCCAAAACTGATTTCCAGTAAGGTGGCAGTCTGTTTGAGGCCTATACGGTGTACCTCTTCTGGATTTAAGAGGTACCGATGGATAGCCTCGCATTCACAGAGGAGATGTTTTTCCGATGATCTAATTCACAGAACAATGTTCAGTGAGTATACCAGTAACTCTTCTTGGCTCCTCTTTGCTTAATGAAAGGACCTTCTGGGTGCATCTAGTAAgattaacttgaaatttgagaaattcTATTCatgttaaattttctattgtacGTTTAGGAAACAGCAATAATAATAAGATGTAAATGACAAACGGCATCTTACGTCAATACCAAATATAAACGAATCTTTTTCGAAAATTGCGACCAAAATGTCCGAAAAACtataatacacaaaaatatctgtaaattctatttgaattgaagagttgtataataaatagttgAGCGACGAAAAAGTGTCCAAAAATAAGCTGTTGTAAAATATGgagttttggaaatattttgtatattgaatTACGTTTGGAAAACGACAAATTTGACATGTAATTCGAGAAATTATATAGTTTGAACTGGAACGTGGATGAACAAAATCTGGAATGGGATAGACGGGATTATGCAAATATAACCAACCTGCGATTTTATGATTTCGCATGTTCCGCCATAATTGTTCAGCCTTCCGAACAGGCCAATTGTCATTTACTTTAACACTTAAACTACGAAAAAACTTATAATCTTTAACACGAATGGACATATTAGTTGAAACATCTACTCACCAGCTAGATGTCGGTCGGACTGGGAACGACACTGCTTATTCACCTGAAAATATAACGTTAATTGAGCTTGGTCAATCACCTGGATAATCTCCCTGCTGAGTTTGGAAGCTTCAAAGCTTTATAGACATAACTTACTTACGCGTTAATAATATCTACATAATGCCTAGTCATGATCCACAATGCAAACactcttatttttcatttttaatcaaaaacgAAGTACTGAAAAGGATGAGCGATATAAAGGCACAATATGTTTATCATCACtatgtaagtatacaagaagaTCATATAACGggattatttgtaataatttttctattttaattttagaaactGCTCCTTTCATTCAGATAAGTGTGGGCTTGATTGAAGATATtgacacaaaaataatttttggttaaaaatggAGATGAGCTAATCATAGTTTTCAACTAAAGGAACATATTGTTGTTAATAAACTTAGGagttctaataaaaatatcatatttttttaattcacaaaCAACGAcggaataatttattgaaaagcaTTGGCATTTCACTGACCATCAATAACACAACATAAAATATGTAGTATGTTCCAAGATAATTCGTCTTGTATCCAATAAACATCGGGTAACTTGTAATAATACGAGGGCGATTCAAACATGATTGAGACAAATCCTGtgacacatttatttattatcgaaaacATCAACAGTtgctttttggataattttcttTACTAATTACACATTTTTACCACCTCTCCGAAAGCTTTTTGGTGGTATCGAAGAATTCCTTAGCTGTGCACACAAACTCCTGAATTTTTGAGCTCCTAGGGCTTCTTTCAGTAGTCCAAACATGTGGTACTCGCAGAATGATAAATCCGGGTTATAGGGATGAAGTGCTAGTATTTTCCACCCCAGTTCTGATGTTGTATCGAGCGTGAGACGCGCGGTATGACGTCGCGCGTAATCCGCTCTTCGCGCTTGAAACTCCTCAGTTTCAATCGGGTTTCATGTGTGTTCTCAGAAGGTTAGAATAGTATGCAGCATTTATTGAACGTTGTGTGCGTTAAAACCGTCCCCTTCCGCTTCGTATTGCCTCAGCAAGCGGCGACAAACTTCTACTACCATCACTAATGCCGAATTTAGTCGAAATTTTTCGACATGCATTCTCCGGTCCTCCAAAATGAGTTGCTCAACACGGCGAATGTTGTCTGGTGTGTTTCTGGTCCCCGTTCGACGATCATGTAGCTCATTTGTGACGGTTTCGCAATAATCTTTATAGCTGCGTCCAATTTCCTCTTTATCACACCAAAAAAACGAATGATAATACGTTGCGCAACGGCGGTCGGCCGTTGACGTTTACTCATATTCGTAACACGTGCGAGAAACTTGCATTCACGACCAAAAAACTATACCAAACTGTTATGAAGGGACCCAGCTAACACATAATCAAGCCGCGACCTTTAAAACATACAGGCGCGTAATCTACAGCGTTCGTCTGGATCATGTTTGAATCGCCTTCGTACTTGTAATTCAAGGTTGAGCTTTTCCTTTCGATAAAATCCTTCCAGAAATTCAATGTTATGACTACTTCTAAACTAACTCAACTTATTGTCTTGTCACACCtcgtaaataaaattgattgagcTTACCTTATcatatttagttttcaaaacTGGCGTGGAAGAAAATTTTGAGCCTAgtatttgttttctttcaacatttttcacaaACGTTGGTCTTTGTAACGGGGACGGGGTGAGACTACTCACATCTTCAAATACTTCGTTATCTGATTCAGAACCCGAAGTGAGACATGGCGATGAGGAATAATCTGAGGCCCATGTGAGATTCGTATAACTGGGAGAAAGTGAGTTTGGTGAGGTTTGGGTGCTGACGTCATTGCATATACGATGATTTTCGATAAGCTAcaaagaattgaatattttatgatcCTACCCTGTTAAAATTTCAGGGTAACTCAAGCTATTATTTTCACATGTCAATGTTAAAATTTGCTTTTTAAGCAATAATTCATATTGGTACATAACAGATAATTACCATAAAAAAGAACtatgtaataaatttgtaaatagcgcataaaaacaaaatattcttataataattagaatttcCACATATTTAAaccatttaaaaacaaattatgattattacACTGACCGACGagattttcgtaacacaggcgagacctttatttttaaaattgaaatacccgttcaataatagaaaaaaatatttattaaacccTAACACGTACCACCTTTCAATTAccaggtaggtaattttataaaggggcggtTAATATCGATAAATTTTATGGTCAAAAAAATAgctgaactgtattattcagaataataaacataaaaataacattaaaaattagtattctgtttATAGTTTTATCACAAGTGGTTctctgttcatagtgcaaaaatTGCTTATAAAGATGAAAATGTCGAGTCAAACGCGCCGCAGTTGCAAAACTTCTCAAATGTTGTTacatttgtggagaatttatgatgAAATCGCAAGCCAggccattttccgaaaatgtgaaaaaagcctatttcaattattttggtactttaattggagaccaatACAAGCAGTGGGCACCCAcgcgtgctgtgttagttgtagcggtggtggatgaatgggaagaaaaaaagcatgccttttgcaattccaatggtatggcGGGAACCTACTAATCTTTTTAACGACTGCCGTAGGGTGCTTATCTCAAGAAGAAGCAAAAAGAAAAATCCATAATTTGGTGGCTCAGTTTTATAGAGAGCGAGAAAAATATCACAGCATGAAAAAATCTGGAGCAGGCGCTCACTTTCCTTCCCAGTGGTTTGCCTACGATGCATTCGTATTTCTTCGAGACAAAAACAAAGTCCGCCTATGCAAGGAAAGTGAAGCCGTCCACCATATTCTTCCCTTTTCTTCAAACTTGGACGGACCCAACATTTACGCTTCCGTTTTCGTGAATCACCACACAAAATAAGAAAGCAGTTAATAAGTCTTCCTCCATCATGTCACAAAACTTGAGCAGTGTGGACAGAATGTTGTACTCAACTGAATTTGAGATTCGATGAGTGCAAACATTCATTAACATTGTTGCACTAGTGAGGACAGTTTGTTTTATATCAATGTTTAAtgaatttgaacatttaccaACTTGTTGCAACATAAAATTGTTGCCACATGTTGCTCCGGTGGGGACGTACCTTTAAATGAAGCAAACCAGGTAAGGCAGTATGCTCATATTCTATAACTTCATTAAGCATTTATTATAGGAAAGTGAAATAACTAAAAAGATATTATGTAATAATGATGTCACACTAGTATGTGATATATATTAATCTATTAAAACGTCTTATGTATCTTACCAAATAAATCATAGATACGCGGATATAAATTATTCCTAGACATTTTGTAGGTGTTTTCATAATGATTACCTTATTATTATGAACCAAGCGATATGAAGTGACTTTTATTGAATACTTAACAATGATGCTGATGAGAACTGGTATTTTGACAGGCCAATAGATATTTAAACACAAATTCGAGTCAGGTCCGGAATGGGATCATTTGTAGCCCTCAGATAAGATTGGTAATCGAGCTCCTACCCTAAAGAAGTCAGTTAAGGGATctctaagaattttttaaaatgaaggGCTTGAAATGTTTTAAAGCTTATAAATAATAGGAAATGCATCTAGTTTTTTGTACGAATTATATGATTTTCGACtttgttatttaattgaataagCAATTCATAGTATTTGCAAGAAGTcagaaaagtcaaaataatttgtgtgataaaaatattgaaaaacaggtTTTAGGAATCAGAAAAAcgaataacaatatttttttcacaaccCTTTATATTTAACTGTTTAGAATGATCTGTCTGactgataacttggttatcggaATGCATGTCAggtagtgtaattgtgagtgttggtgtagtggtagtgtaaaaagtgtgttcagtataatgTTTAATGTAAGATATCCAATAagtaatcaaaattataaatatattttggaattagTTGTcaagttttacaaaaatggtCACTTtgctaacaaaaaatggaaaaaaaccgTGATGAAgcagtattaaaaaatatgtttactcGCGCTTATCGATAACCAAATCATCGTCATTATTGACCTTGGTTAAAGAAATGAAGGTCAGATAGTGTCATTGCTAGTGTAATGACAGTATGATTAGTATAAATATAACTAATAGTTCAAATAGGTATAAAGCAGTACAATATAAATTTTAGGcacttttgaaataaaacactcCATTTTGTAAGGTGACATATCAAGTACATAGTAGTATCTTTCACCCGTATATaatgcaaattttttaaaaatatgccgacttttataattgaaaaactgAATATCTTGCATAAAATTTGCTTCACTAATTAGTATATTTGATAGGTATGTTAACAAGCAAAATTATCTCTACTAGAGCGATGAAATTCCGCGACTCTTCACGGAAGGTCATATTGAGTATCCGAAGAAAGTGAACTTTTAGACTTGAATTATTGGGAATAATGTTATTGGATATTTATTTGATGAGGAAAATTTATCTATTGACCTCCAAATCCAGGTTCTGTGTCCGCCTTCGTTGTTCATTGTTTTCGGATTGTTTTTGCTTTTCGAtctactttattatttctttctatttcgGTGAATGAAAACCCACAAGAAATTTACATTGGTGGTTGTGATATTGTTAGCAGATTGTTATTAGTGACCTTTGGGAATAACATAATATTGAACAGTTATAATTTATCTTATAATACGATGACGACCTTATTGGCAGAAACTGAATTTTCTATAAACGTCGAACTATAGAGATACAGTGAGTATCTAAAAGTTCAAGCAAATATGTATCTACTTACCAAGTGATTTTTCGATGAACCGACTTGAGGAATAACTTGATTACTATATTTATCTTTACAATTACGATCCTTTCGATTGCCGTTTAGGTTATTAAAAATAGTATCGTTGTATCGTGTGTTTCTACTCAATTCGTTTTTTGCTAGCAATTCGGTTACATCTGATtctattttttcgtttaatttcattaaaatcttaATGTCAGTATCGTcttttattgtttcttcttcCTCCTTTTTTTCGTACTTCTTGATAGTTTCGGTTTTACAGGGAACCTCAAAGACTTTTGCAATTTCATTCTacaacaaaatatcaatattaacgtttataaagaataatatgaCATGGGATATTATTTTTCACTCGTTTATATCTTACgcatt is from Diorhabda carinulata isolate Delta chromosome 1, icDioCari1.1, whole genome shotgun sequence and encodes:
- the LOC130903539 gene encoding stAR-related lipid transfer protein 13, with the translated sequence MSCTDHYQDILKYLEESQNEIAKVFEVPCKTETIKKYEKKEEEETIKDDTDIKILMKLNEKIESDVTELLAKNELSRNTRYNDTIFNNLNGNRKDRNCKDKYSNQVIPQVGSSKNHLLIENHRICNDVSTQTSPNSLSPSYTNLTWASDYSSSPCLTSGSESDNEVFEDVSSLTPSPLQRPTFVKNVERKQILGSKFSSTPVLKTKYDKVNKQCRSQSDRHLAEIEAAEACKWLRATGFPQYAQFYEENRFPIDISTVSQDHPLLEPDVLHSLFRRLQILNSCAHLHQQKQVVNTDDSEEDECCALSDNWTYQSDIKRWSRTSYQPPIQHSSDNVPKESSIVNSEIVNKNLVLPNKPVAVQKEPLLKRGSIKYRQRREGIVVCEKNNLLDKLTQLQGLKVSDLRHNSDSEATPRTSRRSRTLSLDKTDTWSTTNIKINRIIWNDGPCRDVDLPDKDVEFEIEGPYLYSLCASQLQVLRKLALLKLTAHMEKYCPAHRTGWNWDLPKFLKKNKSPLYRDRNIFGVPLAVTFQRSGRFLPRQIEEAMQWLQENASDQVGIFRKSGVKSRIQMLRNKIEYNSMIDYSEEQCYDVADMLKQYFRELPETLLTGKLSETFVLIFQYIPGFLRMESVTCALLLMPEEHVQVLQALLHFLLNISSRSDINQMNEYNLAMCLAPTLFHSASLSKPLQCGGVPHPKELAENKAAQECLMFFLKYFQNIFKIPRDFINQCNSSDMKEIKPKLLTDIGDDIGGWREYLNECQNNLLKETKEKSRGWVQIPPHCPNSKILMFYKKVVDGLPLKLWKISAEIEAPPSEVTHRILRERHMWDSDLVSAKIIAQLDNQTEIFQYVRKSIVPVPNEEYCVIRTWKSKLPKDSCTIVETSVEYPGTIQLPNTIRGIVLASRYLVEPCGSGKSRVIHFSRVDTMGRSPDWYHKNYGYLCAVFIKHLQSSFYQNTNGPESQV